The proteins below come from a single Tachypleus tridentatus isolate NWPU-2018 chromosome 13, ASM421037v1, whole genome shotgun sequence genomic window:
- the LOC143238311 gene encoding techylectin-5B-like, whose translation MYNTVKILSILSFFVLTQADVRHQTACNTVGSLKGIVDSVTELVDLARNRISTLEDAFSTTTLERTFSPLSNDKQNRSFQQSLCVTQTTEQKPPLPEDCASIYKQQLNRTSGVYKIQPQFLNQSISVYCDMETSGGGWTLIQRRGDYGKPFENFYRSWVEYKNGFGNLTQEFWLGNDIIFSLTNQDNMVLRVDLEDFEGSRRYAEHDEFLVRSERELYKMSYKTYKGDAGNSLAHHNHMMFSTKDKDNDKNNGICAVIYKGGWWYNNCHNSNLNGLYYTEDKVDSTGVTWHEWKSKHSTLKTSEMKIRPVEFVIGK comes from the exons atgtacaacactgtgaagatattaagtattttgtctttcttCGTGTTGACCCAGGCTGATGTCCGTCATCAAACAGCTTGTAATACTGTTGGATCACTGAAAGGAATAGTGGACTCAGTTACAGAATTAGTAGATCTGGCTAGAAACAGGATTTCTACTTtagaag ATGCGTTTTCTACAACCACACTTGAACGAACATTTTCACCGCTTAGTAATGATAAGCAAAACCGATCTTTTCAACAATCGCTTTGTGTAACACAAACGACGGAACAAAAACCACCTCTACCAGAAGACTGTGCCAGTATCTATAAACAACAACTTAACCGAACCAGTGGTGTCTACAAGATTCAGCCTCAGTTTTTGAACCAGTCTATTTCTGTATACTGTGATATGGAGACATCAGGAGGAGGGTGGACG TTGATTCAAAGAAGAGGAGATTATGGAAAAccatttgaaaatttttacagaTCGTGGGTGGAATACAAAAATGGTTTTGGAAATTTAACCCAGGAGTTTTGGTTAg GAAATGACATCATCTTCTCGTTGACCAATCAGGACAATATGGTGCTCCGTGTTGATCTGGAAGACTTTGAAGGAAGTCGAAGATATGCAGAGCATGACGAGTTCTTAGTACGAAGTGAAAGAGAACTctataaaatgagttacaaaacgtACAAGGGTGACGCGG GAAATTCTCTCGCTCACCACAACCACATGATGTTCAGTACCAAGGATAAAGACAACGATAAAAACAACGGTATTTGTGCTGTAATCTATAAAGGTGGATGGTGGTACAATAACTGTCACAATTCCAACCTAAACGGTTTGTATTACACAGAAGATAAGGTAGATTCTACCGGTGTTACCTGGCACGAGTGGAAAAGTAAACACAGTACACTAAAGACAAGCGAGATGAAAATAAGACCTGTGGAGTTTGTTATTggtaaataa
- the LOC143238810 gene encoding techylectin-5B-like: protein MVLRVDLEDFEGSRRYAEFEVFLVRSEIELYKMSYKTYKGDAGNSLAPHHNMMFSTKDKDNDKYSGSCAHNHKGGWWYNSCHRCNLNGLYYTEDKVDSTGIIWYAWKSEHITLKTSEMKIRPVEFIFGK from the exons ATGGTGCTCCGTGTTGATCTGGAAGACTTCGAAGGAAGTCGACGATATGCAGAGTTTGAAGTATTCTTGGTACGAAGTGAAATAGAACTCTATAAAATGAGCTACAAAACGTATAAGGGTGACGCGG GAAATTCTCTTGCTCCCCACCACAATATGATGTTCAGTACCAAGGATAAAGACAACGATAAATACAGCGGAAGTTGTGCTCATAATCACAAAGGCGGATGGTGGTATAATTCATGTCATCGTTGTAACTTAAATGGTTTGTATTACACAGAAGATAAGGTAGATTCTACCGGTATTATTTGGTATGCGTGGAAAAGTGAACATATTACACTAAAGACAAGCGAGATGAAAATAAGACCCGTGgagtttatttttggtaaataa
- the LOC143239865 gene encoding techylectin-5B-like: protein MVLLVDLEDFEGSRRYAEFLVRSERELYKMSYKTYKGDAGNSLAVHNNMMFSAKDKDNDKNSGSCAQNHKGGWWYNSCHRCNLNGLYYTEDKVDTTGITWYDWKSKHVTLKSSKMKIRPVKFIIGQ, encoded by the exons ATGGTGCTCCTTGTTGATCTGGAAGACTTTGAAGGAAGTCGTAGATATGCAGAGTTCTTGGTGCGAAGTGAAAGAGAACTctataaaatgagttacaaaacgtACAAGGGTGACGCGG gaAATTCTCTAGCTGTTCACAACAACATGATGTTTAGTGCTAAGGATAAAGACAACGATAAAAACAGCGGTAGTTGTGCCCAAAACCATAAAGGCGGATGGTGGTATAATTCATGTCATCGTTGTAACCTAAATGGTTTGTATTACACAGAAGATAAGGTAGATACAACTGGTATTACATGGTATGATTGGAAAAGTAAACACGTTACACTAAAGTCAAGCAAAATGAAAATAAGACCTGTGAAGTTTATCATaggtcaataa
- the LOC143238809 gene encoding techylectin-5B-like: MFSSFNISTLKFLSVIISMFFSATTLERTFPRLVDDKQNRSFQKSLCVTQTTEQTPPLPEDCASIYKEQLNRTSGIYEIQPQFLNQSIFVYCDMETSGGGWTLIQRRGDFGKPVENFYRSWVKYKKRFWKFNPGVLVR; this comes from the exons ATGTTCAGCtcttttaatatttccacattaaagTTTTTATCCGTTATTATATCGATGTTTTTTTCTGCAACCACACTTGAACGAACATTTCCAAGGCTTGTTGATGACAAACAAAACCGATCCTTTCAAAAATCTCTTTGTGTGACACAAACGACAGAACAAACGCCACCTCTACCAGAGGACTGTGCCAGTATCTATAAAGAACAACTAAACCGAACCAGCGGTATCTACGAGATTCAGCCACAGTTTTTGAACCAGTCAATCTTTGTATACTGTGATATGGAGACATCAGGAGGAGGGTGGACG CTAATTCAAAGAAGAGGAGATTTTGGAAAACCAGTCGAAAATTTTTACAGATCGTGGGTAAAATACAAAAAACGGTTTTGGAAATTTAACCCAGGAGTTTTGGTTAGGTAa